A single region of the Agromyces sp. Leaf222 genome encodes:
- a CDS encoding Mu transposase C-terminal domain-containing protein, producing the protein MIPNMTQLRIGSTIELDGGEYRVVEYGGGFFKLRGELSDEYLIIDHLELARRIPRSVQEGSVENAAPEPTIAVLVDKLDEFGRRLVPHLQELIDATPAVGSAPRAEYDLSQPMTWRLEAKLLELHREGIDIEIATLKRKLKRYKQSGPAGLVDRRGLRSEPALGRADERVVECLAAILAESIDKSTSTLTKVRAELAERLMVDHPGAGVELPSVATIRRYVNILDGGRKVLGSAVQRQSISNVPKRAFSARLATAPGQEVQVDSTKLDVFVRTSGGVERPTLTIMIDKATRSIIASSIRLGAATGHDHAVLLARCLVPKPLRPGTEYYSEHDLPELEWSRYLTAEQRLEYDVRRPYIVPQRIITDNGADFVSDVFRSACARYGISLTESAPGTPTDKAQVERMFGTIRTKFSQFLPGYSGGRTEFRGTAPEGEGDLFDLDTLNELFDRWVGVVWQNRRHDGLVDPRAPHIKHTPNTMYSALLDLTGYIPVALVEEDYVELLPRERRTIQTDGIEFRSRMYDSVHLGPHRSHRDDRGRALLYDVHFDPNNLQQIWVRPELEDDWITCEWKEADGLSRPHLAATMRKAHQLTLQRGGFTDDEADDITIAAVKDAHAVSAQRDLDQLNQLRETIHEHGLNTTSPAPTEPDWADDDFTELDTF; encoded by the coding sequence ATGATCCCCAACATGACGCAACTGCGAATCGGATCGACCATCGAACTCGACGGCGGCGAGTACCGGGTCGTCGAGTACGGGGGAGGGTTCTTCAAGCTCAGAGGGGAGCTATCGGACGAGTACCTCATCATCGACCACCTCGAGCTCGCCCGTCGGATCCCGAGGTCAGTGCAGGAAGGCTCGGTCGAAAACGCAGCGCCGGAACCAACGATCGCTGTACTCGTGGACAAGCTCGACGAGTTCGGTCGACGCCTTGTGCCTCATCTCCAGGAACTCATCGACGCCACCCCAGCGGTCGGCTCCGCCCCACGGGCTGAGTACGACCTCTCACAGCCGATGACCTGGCGCCTTGAGGCGAAGCTGCTCGAACTGCACCGTGAAGGCATCGACATCGAGATCGCGACACTCAAGCGGAAACTCAAACGGTACAAGCAGTCCGGGCCAGCAGGCCTTGTCGACCGTCGTGGCTTGCGGTCCGAGCCGGCGCTCGGACGAGCCGACGAACGTGTCGTCGAGTGCCTCGCGGCGATCTTGGCGGAGTCAATCGACAAGTCGACGTCGACGCTGACGAAAGTCCGGGCGGAGCTCGCGGAGCGCCTCATGGTCGACCACCCCGGAGCGGGTGTTGAGCTGCCGTCGGTCGCAACGATCCGCAGGTATGTGAACATCCTCGATGGAGGTCGGAAGGTGCTCGGCAGTGCGGTGCAGAGGCAGAGCATCAGCAATGTTCCAAAGCGTGCGTTCAGTGCGCGCCTGGCGACCGCGCCGGGTCAAGAAGTTCAGGTCGACTCAACCAAGCTCGACGTCTTCGTCCGCACATCTGGCGGGGTTGAACGACCAACGCTGACCATCATGATCGACAAGGCCACCCGCTCGATCATCGCTTCAAGCATCCGACTGGGAGCAGCCACAGGTCACGACCATGCCGTGCTTCTCGCGCGCTGCCTGGTGCCGAAGCCGCTCAGACCCGGTACTGAGTACTACAGCGAGCACGATCTCCCAGAACTCGAGTGGAGCCGGTACCTCACCGCGGAGCAGCGCCTCGAGTACGACGTCCGACGTCCGTACATCGTGCCTCAGCGGATCATCACCGACAACGGTGCAGACTTCGTCTCCGACGTGTTCCGGTCAGCGTGCGCACGGTACGGAATCTCGCTCACGGAGTCGGCCCCGGGAACCCCCACCGACAAGGCCCAGGTCGAGCGGATGTTCGGCACGATCCGTACGAAGTTCTCACAGTTCCTCCCTGGCTACTCCGGCGGGCGGACGGAGTTCCGCGGTACTGCCCCCGAAGGAGAGGGGGACCTCTTTGATCTCGACACCCTCAATGAGCTCTTCGATCGATGGGTCGGAGTTGTGTGGCAGAACCGCCGCCACGACGGGCTCGTCGATCCCCGAGCGCCGCACATCAAGCACACGCCGAACACCATGTACTCGGCCCTGCTCGACCTGACCGGCTACATCCCCGTCGCGCTCGTCGAGGAGGACTATGTCGAACTCCTTCCCCGGGAGCGCCGAACCATTCAGACCGATGGCATCGAGTTCCGCAGCCGAATGTACGACTCCGTGCACCTCGGACCGCATCGCAGCCACCGCGATGACCGCGGCCGTGCCCTCCTGTACGACGTCCACTTCGACCCCAACAACCTGCAGCAGATCTGGGTCAGACCCGAACTCGAAGACGACTGGATCACCTGCGAGTGGAAGGAAGCGGACGGGCTCTCGCGACCTCACCTGGCAGCGACCATGCGGAAAGCGCACCAGCTCACCCTTCAACGCGGTGGATTCACCGACGACGAAGCAGACGACATCACGATCGCCGCCGTGAAGGACGCACATGCCGTTTCGGCTCAGCGAGACCTCGACCAACTCAATCAGCTCCGCGAAACCATCCACGAGCACGGGCTGAACACCACGTCGCCGGCCCCGACCGAACCCGACTGGGCGGACGACGACTTCACCGAGCTCGACACATTCTGA
- a CDS encoding amidase domain-containing protein yields the protein MQTIERLSLATRTASIVIVSFALIALGAIAPAHAASNFRIAWTHIGIYPRSAPSMSAAKVGGALPDGASVSVVCETAGASVTSDIGTSTIWERLANGTFVPNVFVETGANGWTPGVARCDAAPPGPAPSTSKYNRAGAVTAARAHHKGEDVPLIADCTYFASQALVGGGLSVTTNWQAGGTDINDQASRPLYLLQRYGPTKRWANADYLKNYLVNERKVATIAEVSLSSKNPGVQLGDLIMYDWEGKPDGILDHTAVVTGFGSDGTVLVTQREPSQIDRKWNWSLAASKPISEARPGARAYAIRITY from the coding sequence ATGCAAACCATTGAAAGGTTGTCGCTGGCCACTCGAACAGCGTCGATCGTGATCGTGAGCTTCGCGCTCATTGCCCTGGGTGCGATTGCCCCCGCCCACGCTGCCAGCAACTTCAGGATCGCTTGGACGCACATCGGCATATATCCGCGGTCGGCGCCGTCCATGTCCGCAGCGAAAGTGGGTGGCGCGCTCCCGGACGGCGCATCGGTCAGCGTTGTCTGTGAAACAGCAGGCGCTTCGGTCACGAGCGACATCGGTACGAGCACGATCTGGGAGAGACTCGCTAACGGCACGTTCGTGCCGAACGTCTTCGTCGAGACCGGCGCCAACGGCTGGACGCCCGGCGTGGCACGGTGCGATGCCGCCCCACCCGGCCCCGCGCCATCGACGAGCAAGTACAACCGTGCGGGTGCTGTGACCGCGGCACGCGCGCATCACAAGGGCGAAGACGTTCCGCTGATCGCCGACTGCACGTACTTCGCCTCGCAGGCGTTGGTTGGCGGCGGCTTGTCTGTAACGACGAACTGGCAGGCCGGTGGCACGGACATCAACGACCAGGCCAGCCGGCCACTCTACCTGCTTCAGCGTTACGGCCCGACAAAGCGCTGGGCGAACGCCGACTACCTCAAGAACTACCTCGTGAACGAGCGGAAAGTCGCGACGATTGCCGAGGTTTCCCTGAGCTCGAAGAACCCCGGCGTCCAACTGGGAGACCTGATCATGTACGACTGGGAAGGAAAGCCGGACGGCATTCTTGACCACACAGCCGTCGTGACCGGATTCGGCAGCGACGGCACCGTCCTCGTGACACAACGCGAGCCCAGCCAAATCGATCGAAAGTGGAACTGGTCCCTCGCTGCGAGCAAGCCAATCTCGGAAGCCCGTCCGGGTGCCCGCGCATACGCAATCCGAATCACCTACTAG
- a CDS encoding TniB family NTP-binding protein, which translates to MNEPTDRDDEHGYGHFDRRETLLALLTEERPGKPEASLAEYLTMTEDQRLEFNDDRIDFIIHGKVVKTPPLQELGRLLERALRIARRPVGRGGLILTGPPTMGKTTASLQAMRSALHRHEAEYPEWRSLDHTPVVYIEVPPGSTAKALMGRILGFFGHPVPPRMTLEERTQAVVYHLNRGRTSLLVIDEMQNLAKLTQGSFETAQAIKDLTNGIRAVPMLVGIDLDKTIITTGTLGEQFASRSKTVSLGRLGWATDEERKVWLGAIYAFETNLCLLAHPPRALFPHAELLWNLTRGSISALASLLTTAAMDLIDADDPENETITPDVIAGIRLDLTTEREIARVVELEAKVGAKRQKKIRDAA; encoded by the coding sequence ATGAACGAGCCCACCGACCGCGACGACGAGCACGGCTACGGACACTTCGACCGCCGCGAAACGTTGCTCGCGCTCCTCACCGAAGAACGCCCCGGAAAGCCTGAAGCGAGCCTCGCCGAGTACTTGACGATGACCGAAGACCAGCGGCTCGAGTTCAACGACGACCGAATCGACTTCATCATCCACGGAAAGGTGGTCAAGACCCCACCGCTGCAGGAACTTGGCCGTCTCCTCGAACGCGCTCTCCGTATCGCACGCCGCCCGGTCGGGCGCGGAGGACTGATCCTCACCGGCCCCCCGACCATGGGTAAGACCACTGCGTCACTCCAAGCAATGCGAAGCGCCCTGCATCGCCATGAAGCGGAGTACCCGGAATGGCGATCGCTCGACCACACGCCCGTCGTCTACATCGAGGTTCCGCCCGGTTCGACGGCCAAAGCACTCATGGGCCGAATCCTCGGGTTCTTCGGGCATCCCGTCCCACCCCGCATGACGCTCGAGGAACGAACGCAAGCCGTGGTCTACCACCTCAACCGAGGCCGGACGAGCCTGCTCGTCATCGACGAGATGCAGAACCTGGCCAAGCTCACACAGGGCAGCTTCGAGACCGCGCAGGCGATCAAGGACCTCACCAACGGCATCCGCGCCGTACCCATGCTCGTGGGTATCGACCTCGATAAGACCATCATCACGACCGGGACCCTCGGCGAACAGTTCGCCTCGCGATCGAAGACGGTGAGCCTGGGCCGCCTGGGTTGGGCGACCGACGAAGAACGGAAGGTGTGGCTCGGTGCCATCTACGCGTTCGAGACCAACTTGTGCCTACTCGCTCACCCGCCGCGTGCGCTGTTCCCGCACGCCGAGCTCCTCTGGAACCTCACTAGGGGGTCGATCAGCGCACTCGCGAGCCTGCTCACCACCGCCGCGATGGATCTCATCGACGCCGACGACCCAGAGAACGAGACGATCACCCCGGATGTCATCGCTGGGATCAGGCTCGACCTCACCACGGAACGAGAGATTGCCCGGGTCGTCGAACTGGAGGCCAAGGTCGGAGCCAAGAGGCAGAAGAAGATTCGCGATGCTGCCTGA
- a CDS encoding tetratricopeptide repeat protein: MAQFFRGGPPRNTLVLGTFGSGTTSVVSDAVERGRDQGVVVELSSRAILASNLDEIADLVRAQLGADGRDVGPAARVVVVVENIDAMLENLPDSHMHDFFALFRDPSRLGVSAVLLVGSARPAVRLQQQEGIECLRLAPLPVEDAIRLIGRIAARDPWIGDAFDERRLEIEGALRQINPIIRGNARFCSLMATHLSEGDMSRIVGRARASWRAHMDTYVRERLGSLAPAERRIVARLAVSGRPQTVTQIAERIGTSNQSAATALGRLSSAGWVSVIAPVEGADRRRSWYDLVDPCVRLFFQDDDALDFTEVIAEGSRLRQGTNESQPLGLLRRDVDAHENSARIRSVFGDWVSGRDLYRQLVVERALEVGLDDERTSRALREHIRLSAELGDREAAAIAFDAAIRASDRMLGSDSAEGVALRLDAAWNLLELDRPGEAIRVFEEALAALGDSDENDRNTARLDALQNRARALGQLGDVDAAVHAFEDVLEQRRRLLPNDHESIRGCLNGLAWWTGVGGKAHEAVRIYEELATTPEATALERLRYRESEAYWIAQDPSAGPGIASARLLNLASEFGEADGRDAQRSDARRRILREALKWHLVASPSGFEDAPVRDVDPKDLAEVVLSHVREHRDDPAALARLPSATTELQLLGIVLRAAFSPSSHDVYWRATAISSLASRFRGELAGLFGDLEAALVGDAAAESGLPVEWRRIVSEIQSGPS, from the coding sequence ATGGCTCAGTTCTTCCGCGGCGGGCCGCCTCGGAACACCTTGGTGCTCGGTACGTTCGGATCGGGCACAACCAGCGTGGTTAGCGATGCAGTTGAGCGAGGTCGCGATCAGGGCGTCGTGGTCGAGTTGTCGAGTAGAGCGATTCTGGCCTCAAATCTCGACGAAATTGCGGACCTCGTTCGCGCTCAGCTTGGGGCTGACGGTCGGGATGTAGGCCCGGCTGCTCGTGTTGTTGTTGTGGTCGAGAACATTGACGCGATGCTTGAGAATCTGCCGGACTCCCACATGCATGATTTCTTCGCCCTCTTCAGGGATCCGAGTCGACTTGGCGTTAGCGCTGTGCTGTTGGTCGGTTCGGCTCGTCCTGCGGTGCGCCTCCAACAGCAGGAAGGCATCGAGTGTCTCAGGCTTGCGCCGCTCCCAGTCGAAGACGCCATCCGGCTAATCGGTCGGATCGCTGCCCGCGACCCTTGGATCGGGGACGCCTTCGATGAGCGTCGACTGGAGATTGAAGGCGCGCTGCGGCAAATCAATCCCATCATTCGGGGAAATGCACGCTTTTGCTCGCTTATGGCCACCCATCTCAGCGAAGGAGATATGTCGCGAATTGTCGGCCGCGCCCGGGCGAGCTGGCGAGCACATATGGATACGTACGTCAGGGAGCGGCTGGGTTCACTGGCGCCAGCTGAGCGGAGGATTGTTGCGCGGCTCGCGGTGTCTGGTCGACCTCAGACTGTCACGCAAATTGCGGAGCGGATCGGCACCAGCAATCAGTCCGCCGCCACAGCCCTCGGCCGGCTCTCCAGCGCTGGGTGGGTCTCGGTTATTGCCCCTGTCGAAGGCGCAGACCGGCGCAGGAGTTGGTATGACCTCGTTGATCCTTGTGTGCGACTTTTCTTCCAGGATGACGACGCCCTCGACTTCACAGAAGTCATCGCCGAGGGATCGAGACTCAGGCAGGGAACTAACGAGAGTCAGCCTCTGGGGTTGCTTCGGCGAGATGTGGACGCTCACGAAAACAGTGCTCGCATTAGAAGCGTGTTCGGCGATTGGGTGAGTGGCCGTGATCTCTATCGCCAACTGGTAGTCGAGCGAGCTCTGGAAGTTGGCCTCGATGACGAGCGAACGTCGCGGGCGCTTCGCGAGCATATCCGTCTCTCGGCTGAGCTCGGCGACCGTGAGGCAGCAGCAATCGCGTTCGACGCAGCTATCCGCGCTTCTGACCGAATGCTCGGCAGCGACTCAGCGGAAGGCGTCGCGCTGCGACTGGACGCAGCCTGGAACTTGCTTGAGCTTGATCGACCGGGTGAAGCCATACGAGTGTTTGAGGAAGCACTTGCGGCTCTTGGCGATAGCGATGAGAACGATCGCAATACAGCGCGTCTGGACGCTCTTCAAAACCGAGCCCGTGCGCTTGGCCAACTCGGGGATGTGGATGCCGCCGTCCATGCTTTCGAAGATGTGCTTGAGCAGCGACGGCGTCTGCTGCCAAACGACCACGAGTCGATCCGAGGCTGTCTCAACGGATTGGCCTGGTGGACGGGAGTCGGCGGGAAAGCGCACGAGGCTGTGCGGATTTACGAGGAGCTTGCGACCACACCGGAGGCAACTGCCCTCGAGCGTTTGAGATATCGCGAGTCCGAGGCGTACTGGATTGCGCAGGATCCGAGCGCTGGGCCCGGCATAGCGTCCGCTCGGCTGTTGAATCTGGCATCGGAATTTGGCGAGGCAGATGGCCGAGATGCGCAGCGCAGCGACGCGCGTCGCCGAATCCTTCGAGAAGCATTGAAATGGCACCTCGTTGCGAGTCCCTCGGGGTTCGAGGACGCGCCGGTGCGTGACGTGGATCCGAAGGACCTCGCCGAAGTGGTTCTCAGTCACGTCCGCGAACATAGGGACGACCCCGCCGCGCTGGCACGCCTTCCATCTGCCACCACCGAGTTGCAGTTACTCGGAATTGTCCTTCGAGCTGCCTTTTCGCCTTCTTCGCATGATGTGTACTGGCGTGCGACGGCGATCAGTTCGCTTGCGTCGCGTTTTCGCGGCGAGCTTGCCGGTCTGTTCGGAGATCTGGAGGCGGCGCTCGTTGGCGATGCCGCCGCAGAATCAGGGCTGCCGGTCGAGTGGCGGCGAATCGTTTCCGAGATCCAGTCTGGACCGAGCTGA
- a CDS encoding nitroreductase family protein, translating to MSPDELLTTTRSVRRRLDLERPVPIDVVREALEVALQAPTGGNAQTWHWIVVTDPEKRQAIAGLYARSFARYRASGARTHADPTRQAVQQRVSSSADYLAEHMGEVPVLVIGAIFTGAEVFEPGSQAGLWGSLLPAAWSLQLALRARGLGSAWTTLHLAYEREIAELLGIPPTVRQGVLLPVAYTVGTDFRPAHRAPLDDVLHIDGW from the coding sequence TTGAGCCCCGACGAACTGCTGACGACGACCCGCTCAGTGCGGCGACGGCTCGACCTCGAACGACCCGTCCCAATCGACGTCGTCCGAGAAGCGCTCGAGGTCGCGCTTCAGGCGCCGACCGGGGGCAACGCCCAGACCTGGCACTGGATCGTCGTCACCGACCCGGAGAAGCGCCAGGCTATCGCCGGCCTGTACGCGCGATCGTTCGCGCGGTATCGCGCGTCGGGTGCCCGGACCCACGCCGACCCGACGCGCCAGGCAGTGCAACAGCGGGTTTCATCGAGCGCCGATTACCTCGCCGAGCACATGGGCGAGGTCCCGGTCCTGGTGATCGGCGCGATCTTCACGGGCGCCGAGGTGTTCGAGCCCGGAAGTCAGGCCGGCCTGTGGGGGTCGCTTCTCCCTGCCGCCTGGAGTCTGCAGCTCGCGCTGCGGGCACGGGGCCTCGGCAGCGCCTGGACGACCCTGCATCTCGCGTACGAGCGCGAGATCGCTGAGCTCCTCGGCATCCCGCCGACCGTGCGCCAAGGCGTGCTGCTGCCCGTCGCGTACACCGTTGGAACGGACTTCCGACCCGCCCATCGTGCGCCGCTGGACGACGTCCTGCACATCGACGGCTGGTGA
- a CDS encoding zinc-ribbon domain-containing protein — translation MLPDLGRPFPVRVRPHRGETSDSYTVRLCAANHVGTLEWGYLIGQLSRQLGDSDHSSVSELLAERKGSLRQGHFAAERAAMPHHADGSRCAQCDTGNRTRYACQLCVEGALIPVYPHRRGHVCTRHRIWTGPDADLVAQVTVGDNVLEADRAYRKLIRRGHLDAHRLAELEGCIDAWRRAEDEVLGAPERFAYAIRVAARIVEYGRCLGAQPTHAADLYGLLDGLLDAAVGAEHAVLTDRVWLLLETTDASDAEPRGASGLHTFLPSRRQALAEPGERTDALRTSSYPRGLHLHHTQFHSSTRAETRDQIAARSDIEVEYRCARGHDFVSTPAILRAAGTGGADGCPYCSNRLPLSGFNTLDDRYPNLAAQWHPTRNGNLHPDQVLPGSGIKRWWLCPDGHTYDATPNTRTTSGTGCGYCANQRVDPAINSLAHTHRHLVLQWDASKNGDLTPQDVVAGSERQVWWRCAHGHSYRTAVTNRAAGRGCHYCTGQHVDPERTSLAAKRPDIAAIWHPTKNGTLTPADVMPGSQKKVWWRCDNGHDYDGAIASRVKGVGCRYCSNRARSTTNTMAVARPDLAAQWHPTKNNTLTPADVVPGTSKRIWWICQHQHEWQVSGDNRVRQQTGCPYCSNKRVWPGFNDLATTHPHLAVEWHPTRNGDVTPDAIVAGTAKNVWWLCPTGHEYRASGDRRVSKSAGCRECQRNRREAQTPAE, via the coding sequence ATGCTGCCTGACCTCGGCCGGCCGTTCCCTGTCCGGGTCCGTCCCCATCGAGGCGAGACCTCCGACAGCTACACCGTGAGGCTCTGCGCCGCCAACCACGTCGGAACCCTCGAATGGGGATACCTCATTGGTCAGCTCAGCAGGCAGCTCGGGGACTCCGATCACAGCAGTGTCTCCGAGTTGCTCGCCGAACGGAAAGGCTCGCTTCGGCAGGGACACTTCGCTGCCGAACGCGCTGCAATGCCGCATCATGCGGACGGGAGCCGGTGCGCGCAATGCGATACCGGAAACCGAACCCGGTATGCATGCCAGCTGTGCGTCGAAGGCGCCCTCATCCCCGTGTACCCGCATCGGCGAGGCCACGTGTGCACGCGGCACCGAATCTGGACTGGGCCAGACGCAGACCTGGTCGCACAGGTCACTGTTGGTGACAACGTCCTCGAAGCTGACCGCGCCTACCGGAAGCTCATCCGACGCGGACACCTCGACGCCCACCGGCTCGCAGAACTCGAAGGTTGCATTGACGCGTGGCGTCGCGCCGAGGACGAGGTCCTCGGGGCCCCGGAACGATTCGCGTACGCGATCCGGGTTGCCGCCCGCATCGTCGAGTACGGGCGTTGCCTGGGCGCTCAGCCGACACATGCAGCTGATTTGTATGGCCTTCTCGACGGGCTCCTCGATGCGGCCGTCGGCGCCGAGCATGCAGTGCTCACCGACCGCGTCTGGTTGCTCCTCGAAACGACCGACGCATCGGATGCCGAGCCGCGGGGAGCATCCGGTCTGCACACGTTCCTGCCGAGCCGCCGCCAAGCCCTGGCGGAACCGGGGGAGCGGACCGACGCGCTCCGTACCAGTAGCTACCCACGCGGTCTGCACCTGCATCACACACAGTTCCACTCCTCGACGCGCGCGGAAACTCGCGACCAGATCGCGGCCCGATCCGACATCGAGGTTGAGTACCGATGCGCACGGGGCCACGATTTCGTATCAACCCCCGCGATTCTCCGCGCGGCTGGCACAGGTGGGGCAGACGGCTGCCCGTATTGCAGCAACCGCCTACCGCTCAGCGGATTCAACACACTCGATGACCGGTACCCCAACCTCGCCGCCCAATGGCACCCAACCCGAAACGGCAACCTCCACCCAGACCAGGTGCTGCCCGGCAGCGGCATCAAACGCTGGTGGCTCTGCCCTGACGGCCACACCTACGACGCCACCCCGAACACCCGAACCACGTCGGGTACCGGCTGCGGCTACTGCGCCAACCAACGCGTCGACCCTGCCATCAACTCGCTCGCACACACCCATCGGCACCTGGTGCTCCAATGGGATGCATCGAAGAATGGCGATCTCACGCCCCAGGACGTCGTCGCCGGATCGGAACGCCAAGTGTGGTGGCGGTGCGCACACGGGCACAGCTACCGAACCGCCGTCACCAACCGTGCCGCAGGTCGCGGATGCCATTACTGCACCGGTCAGCACGTCGACCCGGAACGTACGAGCTTGGCGGCCAAGCGACCCGACATCGCCGCAATATGGCACCCGACCAAGAACGGCACACTGACCCCTGCCGACGTCATGCCTGGCTCGCAGAAGAAGGTCTGGTGGCGGTGCGACAACGGCCACGACTACGACGGCGCAATCGCGTCCCGTGTCAAAGGCGTCGGATGCCGGTACTGCTCCAACCGCGCACGATCAACGACGAACACGATGGCCGTCGCCCGCCCTGACCTTGCCGCGCAATGGCACCCGACAAAGAACAACACCCTCACCCCTGCCGACGTCGTACCCGGCACCAGCAAACGCATCTGGTGGATCTGCCAACACCAGCACGAATGGCAAGTCAGCGGCGACAACCGGGTCCGCCAGCAAACCGGATGCCCCTACTGCTCGAACAAACGTGTCTGGCCAGGCTTCAACGACCTCGCCACCACCCACCCACATCTCGCCGTCGAGTGGCACCCCACCAGAAACGGAGACGTCACCCCAGACGCCATCGTCGCCGGCACCGCGAAGAATGTCTGGTGGCTCTGCCCCACGGGCCATGAGTACCGTGCCAGTGGAGACCGCCGCGTCAGCAAGAGCGCGGGTTGCAGAGAGTGCCAGCGAAACCGCCGCGAAGCCCAAACGCCCGCGGAATGA
- a CDS encoding DUF1643 domain-containing protein, whose amino-acid sequence MSGMWTSQSDPRVRGSSGGASSGPIACGRVGLAQNNPSASAKREGFVGMVANLYAFRTKDPKVMKATGDPVGPDNDRILTEITGTVVAGWGTNADQDRVAQVVALLPPLHALGVTKFGHPQHPLYVPADAPLLGWKPRGQAPSV is encoded by the coding sequence ATGTCGGGGATGTGGACGAGCCAATCTGATCCGCGAGTTCGAGGATCTAGCGGCGGTGCTTCCTCGGGACCGATCGCTTGCGGTCGCGTTGGATTGGCTCAAAACAACCCCTCTGCGAGCGCGAAGCGTGAGGGGTTCGTCGGCATGGTCGCGAACCTATACGCGTTCCGGACCAAGGATCCGAAGGTGATGAAGGCGACTGGCGATCCTGTCGGGCCGGACAACGATCGTATTCTCACTGAGATCACCGGGACGGTCGTGGCCGGCTGGGGCACGAATGCCGACCAAGACCGTGTGGCCCAAGTGGTCGCGCTCCTTCCCCCGCTCCACGCGCTCGGGGTCACCAAGTTCGGGCACCCGCAGCATCCGCTGTACGTGCCGGCTGACGCCCCGTTGCTCGGATGGAAGCCCCGAGGACAGGCGCCCTCGGTCTAG